A window from Telopea speciosissima isolate NSW1024214 ecotype Mountain lineage chromosome 8, Tspe_v1, whole genome shotgun sequence encodes these proteins:
- the LOC122672378 gene encoding uncharacterized protein LOC122672378 has protein sequence MEETTVMKIPGNEITKLDKFDGSFFKRWKGKMHFFLTALKIAHVLNEEKPTAPTNTTGETPVQKQQREKWKQDDFMCKGYILNWLSNTLYDVYEPKFANSTSRELWEDLDKKYKIEDAGNKKFPISKLFDYRMVGDKSIISQTYELQDLMNQIISEGHSLDESFQVSTIISKLPFVWKDCRKELKQKKDAMTMQELIKYIQVGENSRKLDKLELEEKSPKVHVIENASSKDKKRKFDGKGTVSDKKKGNFTTRKAACWKWEKAGHFKNKCRVYLKEKQQKDQANVVDNDDWTAMIFEVYAVGDDEEWWIDSGATKHIAKNKNLFKVYDPIAEDKISL, from the coding sequence ATGGAAGAGACAACAGTGATGAAGATACCTGGGAACGAGATCACCAAACTGGACAAGTTTGATGGTTCGTTCTTCAAgcgttggaaagggaagatgcatttcttcctcactgctTTGAAGATTGCACATGTTCTGAATGAAGAGAAGCCAACAGCACCGACCAACACCACTGGAGAAACACCAGTACAGAAACAGCAGCGCGAGAAGTGGAAACAGGACGACTTcatgtgcaagggctacatTCTCAATTGGTTATCAAACACACTTTATGATGTATACGAGCCCAAGTTTGCAAACAGCACCTCGAGAGAACTATGGGAGGACCTcgacaaaaagtacaaaattgaggATGCTGGCAACAAGAAGTTTCCTATAAGTAAGTTATTTGATTACAGAATGGTAGGAGATAAATCTATTATTTCACAAACTTATGAGTTGCAAGATCTTATGAATCAAATAATCTCTGAGGGCCACTCTCTTGATGAGTCTTTCCAAGTATCTACAATTATCTCTAAGTTACCTTTTGTTTGGAAAGACTGTCGGAAagagttgaaacaaaagaaggatGCAATGACTATGCAAGAATTGATTAAGTATATCCAAGTTGGAGAGAATTCTCGCAAACTGGATAAActtgaattggaggaaaaatctccaaaggTTCATGTTATAGAAAATGCATCATCTAAGGACAAAAAGAGAAAGTTTGATGGAAAAGGAACTGTTTCGGATAAGAAAAAGGGTAACTTCACTACCCGTAAAGCGGCTTGCTGGAAATGGGAAAAAGCCGGTCATTTCAAGAATAAGTGTAGAGTTTATCTCAAGGAGAAGCAACAGAAGGACCAAGCCAACGTGGTTGACAATGATGATTGGACTGCTATGATATTTGAGGTATATGCAgtgggtgatgatgaggaatggtggatAGATTCCGGTGCAACCAAACACATTGCCAAGAACAAAAATCTGTTCAAAGTTTATGATCCTATAGCAGAGGACAAGATCTCTTTATGA